The Stigmatopora argus isolate UIUO_Sarg chromosome 23, RoL_Sarg_1.0, whole genome shotgun sequence genome contains a region encoding:
- the LOC144068870 gene encoding uncharacterized protein LOC144068870 encodes MEVMHVFLYRHTGGCVSVGTTQKKIAESSSFNCLIYRNMMQRCRVWPTRMYICVVLWSFKVSSAVGSDNGNRKEVEPSFFKLEAGNQTACLANGFSRHNAAVKTAKGPTFKESNAVQISQDFLYNQVSLLPAAANDLCEEGDKRQWPCQDALVSDKKVNLFSITVVALRLVFAKTLSINCVMTLRLVSGIAQ; translated from the exons ATGGAAGTGATGCATGTGTTTTTGTACAggcacacaggtggatgtgtcAGCGTGGGCACGACACAGAAGAAGATTGCTGAGTCGTCCAGTTTTAACTGCTTGATATACAG GAACATGATGCAGAGGTGCAGGGTGTGGCCAACAAGAATGTATATTTGTGTTGTGCTGTGGTCTTTCAAGGTGTCTTCAGCGGTTGGATCTGACAATGGAAACA GGAAGGAGGTTGAGCCTTCTTTCTTCAAACTTGAGGCTGGCAATCAGACAGCTTGTCTCGCCAACGGCTTCAGCCGACACAACGCAGCGGTGAAGACGGCGAAAGGACCCACGTTCAAGGAGTCTAATGCCGTGCAAATATCGCAAGACTTCCTATACAACCAGGTGTCACTGCTACCCGCTGCAGCTAATGACTTGTGTGAGGAAG GTGACAAGAGACAATGGCCGTGCCAGGATGCGTTGGTGTCAG ACAAGAAGGTGAACCTCTTCTCCATCACAGTTGTCGCCCTTCGTCTAGTCTTTGCGAAGACACTTTCCATCAATTGCGTCATGACGCTGCGCCTGGTGTCTGGCATAGCACAATAG